The window GAAATAACAATGATTTATGATAATTTGCGTTCAGAAATTCAATTTGAGACAAATCGTAAGATTTATCAATCCACATATAGTtagttgtcaaatgtcaattattatggttgcgttccgAAATGGATATCGatatattagttggttgtcaaatatTAAGACATTCAATTCCGagcattttcatattcattcgCTTTTTAAACCTCCTCTGGGTTTTCGgcaaataattcaagaccaaaattaaataaatcggtccagccgttctCGAGTGATGTTTTCTACCTCATCAGATGGCGCCAGAAGctctataattttataatgattcCCTTCGTTTCTTTAGCAGTACTTAGCAcagcaatttattttgatcagAAAGTTTCTAGAACGTTCTAGAAAATTCTAAAACTAATGAAATTTATGATAAGCGAAGTGATGTACATCTAAACATTCTAGAACGTTCTGGTACTGGAAATTTCGATGTCTGATGGTATATAAACCGAAAATCAGTTAAAACATGTATCCGTATACATTTTCTATACAATTAAACTTTAGCGATGATAAATCATTTCGATTTTAACAGTTATTTACACAATTAGTCACTGTTATTAACTTCTTATTGTGTTCAGTTTCGTTAATTGggaataaatttgtaatttcaagATACGCATCGGGGTAAACGACCCCGTTGACCTCGTTCAAACACCGGAGTTTCTTAATTTCGATTAAATCGTTCGATTCTTATCGATTTAAGTGAACGAAAATGATTGTTGCAGATCGAAAACCTCGAAAAATATGAACGGAATAGTAGAAAGTCACACGAACGGATCGGGCGATCTTAACGGATGCGGCGATATAATTACGCAAAACCAACAGAAAGGTTGTTGGACTATCGGTCTCATAAATTCCAAGTGTCGGTACTTAACGGCCGAAACGTTCGGTTTCAAAATCAACAGCAACGGTACTTCGCTCAAAAAGAAACAGATATGGACTTTGGAGCCCGATACATCCGGCGCTGGAGACAGTAAGTATATTCCCatataatattatttcgattttttattattttggtttttttttttcaaatttttcaaatttgattccctcaaacattttatttttcgatctatttttatcatttttaaatttatcgaTCTTAAGAACGTTTCAACGATCCACCGGGACATCCTTTATATTACGAGACACTGATTGTTTAGAGCGCGGTTGCCAACCGTTCCGGATTTCCGGGACAGTGTGCACCCGGAATACGGATTGTCCCAAGTTTCCCGCTCTCCCCTAATTTTTAGTCGACATTCGAAAACTTAtggacaatttttttccaaatacgATTATCAATTGATTCAATTACGACTTTTACGAATACAATATTTTCCTGCATTCATTTCGTATTCAAACTGGAACAACCGGTATAATAAATTCTTTAATTTGAATCAAGAAagttaaaaaatcaaactaCTACTTTCAAATCAGAAAAAtcgataatatatttaattcgCTTTATTGCCATTCAGTTTAGTACTTTTTTCTTCGTGTagaatatactaaaaaatataagtCATCAAAGATcaacaatttacttttttttcgcATTCGTTATTTTGATAACATTGTTATATATGTCATTTAATACCTTATAAAGTGACAGTTTAATACCGATGATTACGATCGATATGATAAAGTGATAATCATTCACTGACAAGTAGGTATTTACCGATAATCAGttgacaataaataatttactgtcGTATTATCGTTTGTATAACCAGTGGTATGACATTTAAATTacttcaaatacaaaaaatataagaattattaGATCACGTATATATTACTATATAAGACTTTTTTGTAAAAGCGGCAACATCGACGCGTTATATCACCAAACTACGTAAAATATTTAacgtaaatttatttattttcaatttagtttaaCAGATGGGTCTGTCAGCgtaaataatcatcaaattaagtgaaaataatCACGCATTgttgattttagtaaaaaaattaggtATACCTTTAATTTTATGTAACTACCTTGACCgttgataatatttttctataaattcggCATACATCCCTATATGGATGTGATCCGGCCGACTAGTTGTCAGCGACTGCTACATAATTCTGAGTATAACTTTATAATTTACTGCCAACGCACCCTAGCGGTCAGTATAAGTACTATACATTTCgaagtatattaaaatatgcTTTTTATTCGGTATCTTTTGatgtaattaagtttattaattaattatttttgtatattttaacctttttttcaAAGTTCGTTTCCATATCCTAATAAAAAACTCGCACTTTTTACAAGATAGTCGCTAGGGTATAAACTGAAATCAAATCAAGAAATTTGACAGATGTCAAACAATTAGTCAATTTGATCAAAACATAAAGCGTTGTCTTCAATATCTAATATAGATCTGTGGTTGCCCCAAAATAACACTTGTAGGGTGTTGTACGTGGAGCTGTGTCTGCGATTGGTATAAATGCCTAATTTTGTTACGTGATGTAGTTTGGTATTCGCGAGTCACTTCACTGAATCGGTtagttaaaacaataataaacgtCATTATTGACTTACGTATACGTATActcaattttgaatatttttgtaatcaatTGACAATAAAAACAGTAATATACAGAGGAGAATAatagattttcataatttaaccACTACTAAAAatcctaattttattttttatacaaggtTATATAGaaaagttcttttttatatttcaaattaaatttatagaGTGCGGACAGGAAATTATCGTATTGTTTCAGGTTTGATATACTTAAAATCGCACTTGGGGAAATATTTAGCAGTAGATTCATTCGGTAACGTCACTTGTGAAAGCGAAGAAAAAGAACCGGGTTGTAAGTTACAAATAAGCGTAGCCGAAGACGGTACCGGTAGATGGGCCCTCCGCAACGTCGTACGAGGGTAAGTCGTTAAGTTCTATCAACATTTTCCTATATCTGGTTTATACTGTGGCAATGCAAATTTGTTTCAGATACTTTTTGGGTGCTTCCGCCGATAAATTAACCTGTACGGCTAAAGTACCGGGTGACGCGGAATTTTGGCACGTACATTTGGCGGCTAGACCCCAAATGAATTTGAGATCGGTCGGTAGGAAACGTTTTGCTCACTTATCGGAGAACCTCGACGAAATTTACGTCGACGCTAACGTTCCTTGGGGCGAAGACACGCTTTTCACCCTCGAATTCAGATTGGAGGAATCCGGAAAATACGCCATTCACACTTGCAACAATAAATATCTTTCCATGAATGGTAagtttttccaattaatttggAGAAATTGAGGGGTTATGACATTTTGGGCTCTTCAAATCTATATAATCGGttcaattttgacaaatatttctatttattaatatatcttTCCCCAAAAAGGGGGATAtatatcataatttattatatttgaggttggaaataaatatttttcttattggagTCCCTACCATAGCCAGTTTTTTCTGTTACCAGGTAAATTAGTGGATAGTTGTAATAAAGACTGTCTCTTCACTGCCGAATACCACAGTGGCCAATTAGCTTTAAGAGACCGCAACGGTCAATATTTGAGTCCCATCGGTTCGAAAGCTGTGTTGAAAACTCGTTCCAATACGGTTACCAAAGACGAACTCTTCTCTTTGGAAGATTCACTTCCTCAAGCCAGTTTCGTAGCCGCCTTGAATACCAGATTCGTTTCCGTTAAACAAGGTAAGTGTTTCAAATTAACCACTTCATCTTTCCGTCTCATCTAAGtttaatatgaatttgttttttctataattgtCGCTCAAAAGCTACTACAcactgtaatttttcaaaatttttgtaatacttaACATTTGGAAAGGTGAAAATCGTTTAATTCTGATACGGTTTAAATAAACAATaggtacaataaaaatttgagttttacTAATGAAATctctataaatatgtttttgggtacattatgtatatatttaacaTTGTTTTTACCATGCAAGAATAAAattctaaacaaaatttattatatacagcgtaattgaaaaaaatcaattcgaaAGTGCCTAttacatactgtatatttttttaatccactctatatatattattttttttatttacatttgttttcgtagtttttctcacgtttctttattttttgttggtatttttttgtatttactgatacttccaaatctATATTGGTaacttgattattttcatttttaattttacatttttttaataatcaaattagaTTTTTGTGTTCTAAACTATCTTATTTATTAATGAGAGTATACTGAATACTAAAATTccagaaataatcaaaaaaagttgGATTGAATAACAGCAACAAAGCAAATATGATATACTTTATACAAACTATTGTATACgctttataaacaaataaatataaccaattttcaTGTAATACTTcgaaacaatcaaaaataaacatttgaaaacgttttttctatcgaaaattattttaaaacaaaataatacaattgaacataacctcaacattACAAACGATTTCATAGAATAACTATAAAtgtgtaaattattttgaaatgtaaaaaaaatatatgttaatacTTACATTttgacgaaaaaaattattaatttaacttCAATACATTTACATAACacaaaaaaacatcaataatttcctatttaagCAACTTTCTAGAAACAAATTGAATTTCGTAAAAGCCATCTTCTTTTTTACATATATACCTGAACTACTCGTTCCGTTAACgtcaaatttgaatcgaaatttccaatttgttaagaatttagataaaaaagaagacaaaTATAATGGACATGACACTCTTAGGTTAACTGTAGTCGCTATGCAGATGTTTACACTCCATATTGTTATTCATTGCTACTTGTTGACCTTCAAAAAGAACTATCGATTCCAAAacacaatttcaaattgaaagaAAGCTAAATAAATAAtcggaatttttttaaattcaaactaatatttgatttatattcaaCTACTTTTGATactgaataaaattttgtttttgttatatatggAGTTTGTGTGAAATGGCGGTcctcaaaatttcttttaatacttgaagatattttagtttttaaatttttcctgGAGAGACAGGATGTTATTTTTactatatcaataatttttgggGAGTAAATTTAGATAGCTTGCTtacgtttttaaaaatagtaacTAGGGGTGTTTGTTTTTTATCACTCATCgatcatatacagggtgttttttcGTCGCGtgttgtaaaattgtaaaacacATTAATACcccatatttcaaatttatttatactgaAAAGAGTGAATATAACGTTATTTATGtgtaaagaaataattttgaaaaacagttatgataaattgttttatatttttcttttcgtcAAGGCCACCAgcggttttaaatatttatgcaaAAGTAATAATTAAGACATATGGTAACCGAATAACAGATGTTTTCTATAATGATGCATGTCTTCTAAAATTGCATATCTTTACATAGATAATAATCGGAGATATTTATATGGAATATACAGGATGGATTAATAATCTAGGATATTGTTTTTAtcgctatttttaaaaaataggttTTAACGTTACAGGGtcgaattttatcaaaaatatattgtttccaaacgactttttcttatttttttcctatatcaatatacagggtgaataaataaactaaccttgtgtttttatgaattttttatataaaaataggttTTGACGATACAGGGTcgaattatatcaaaaatatattgtttccaaacgactttttcttatttttttcctatatcaatatacagggtgaataaataaactaaccttgtgtttttatgaattttttatataaaaataggttTTGACGATACAGGGTcgaattatatcaaaaatatattgtttccaaACGacttgatataatttttttttctatatgaatATACAGAGTGGATAAATAATCTAAGGTatcgtttttatgaatttttttatataaaaatagattttttcgaTACAGGgatgtattaaataaataacaaacattAACTACGAACGAATTGATCTAATTGTCTTCTTAATGGAATATACAGGATGGGTTAATGAAGAAGGGGAATATTcttgtaacttttttttatataaaagtaagTTTTGTTTATACAAGGTCGTATTGTATCGAAAAACTGTATTAACTGCAAACAACTTGATTTTCACTTGTTGCTAACTGAATATACAGGATAGATTATTAGTCTAGGTATAGTTattactgatttttttgaaatacggtgttgtattatataaaaaaatgcattgTTTGTGAAGTATTTGAACTACTATccgtaattttaatatacaggatggattaataatcaaatttatggtttttattacttttttgaaaGTTCGGATTA of the Diorhabda carinulata isolate Delta chromosome 7, icDioCari1.1, whole genome shotgun sequence genome contains:
- the LOC130896789 gene encoding protein singed, encoding MNGIVESHTNGSGDLNGCGDIITQNQQKGCWTIGLINSKCRYLTAETFGFKINSNGTSLKKKQIWTLEPDTSGAGDSLIYLKSHLGKYLAVDSFGNVTCESEEKEPGCKLQISVAEDGTGRWALRNVVRGYFLGASADKLTCTAKVPGDAEFWHVHLAARPQMNLRSVGRKRFAHLSENLDEIYVDANVPWGEDTLFTLEFRLEESGKYAIHTCNNKYLSMNGKLVDSCNKDCLFTAEYHSGQLALRDRNGQYLSPIGSKAVLKTRSNTVTKDELFSLEDSLPQASFVAALNTRFVSVKQGVDVTANQEEISDHETFQLEFDWNTKRWYIRTMQDKYWTLETGGGIQACGDKRSSNALFDLSWQTDGSVAFRANNGRYVITKRSGHFYATSDTIDDTCRYFFYLVNRPILVLKCEQGFVGYKSTTNPKLECNKATYETIQVERGEKGIVYFKTHEGKYWHADSESVTADSDTPEGFYLELREPTRLCIKTSTGNYLTASKNGCFRIGDSNIESATQWEY